Proteins encoded together in one Micromonospora auratinigra window:
- a CDS encoding bifunctional RNase H/acid phosphatase, whose product MAVRAVVIEADGGSRGNPGPAGYGAVVRDPETGEVLAERSEAIGTTTNNVAEYRGLIAGLEAAAELGAVEVEARMDSKLVVEQMCGRWQIKHPGLRPLAAQAAGLVGRFASVRFSWIPRERNKHADALANAAMDAAAGRNPARATVQPPRLVEPPREVAGPDSAARAAAREVAARAATGKATGTDPATTPASWEPRPTEEATRLILVRHGETERTVQKRYSGRGDVPLTARGRAQARATAARVAALAPSVAAVVSSPLSRCTATAEAIAALVGNPPVRPEDDLIECDFGVWEGRTFAEVRDGWAGELDAWLASTRVAPPQGESFTAVAERTGRAVERLRGAYPGETVVVVSHVSPIKLVLRDALAAGDAFLHRLYLDTAGISVLDLYPDGGVAVRSVNDTAHLTDA is encoded by the coding sequence GTGGCGGTGCGGGCGGTCGTGATCGAGGCCGACGGTGGTTCCCGGGGCAACCCGGGGCCGGCCGGCTACGGCGCGGTGGTGCGGGACCCGGAGACCGGTGAGGTGCTCGCCGAGCGCTCCGAGGCGATCGGTACGACCACCAACAACGTCGCCGAGTACCGGGGCCTGATCGCCGGCCTGGAGGCCGCCGCCGAGCTGGGCGCGGTCGAGGTCGAGGCGCGGATGGACTCCAAGCTGGTGGTCGAGCAGATGTGCGGCCGCTGGCAGATCAAGCACCCGGGCCTGCGGCCGCTGGCCGCGCAGGCGGCCGGCCTGGTCGGCCGGTTCGCCAGCGTCCGGTTCAGCTGGATCCCCCGGGAGCGCAACAAGCACGCCGACGCCCTGGCCAACGCCGCCATGGACGCCGCCGCCGGCCGGAACCCGGCCCGGGCGACGGTCCAGCCGCCCCGGCTGGTGGAGCCGCCGCGCGAGGTGGCCGGCCCGGACTCGGCGGCCCGCGCCGCCGCCCGCGAGGTGGCCGCCCGGGCCGCCACCGGGAAGGCCACCGGCACCGACCCGGCCACCACGCCGGCCTCCTGGGAGCCGCGGCCCACCGAGGAGGCCACCCGGCTGATCCTGGTGCGGCACGGCGAGACCGAGCGGACCGTGCAGAAGCGCTACTCGGGCCGCGGTGACGTGCCGCTGACCGCGCGGGGCCGGGCCCAGGCCCGGGCCACCGCCGCCCGGGTGGCCGCCCTGGCGCCGTCGGTCGCGGCCGTGGTCAGCTCGCCGCTGTCGAGGTGTACGGCGACCGCCGAGGCGATCGCCGCGCTGGTCGGCAACCCGCCGGTACGCCCTGAGGACGACCTGATCGAGTGTGACTTCGGGGTCTGGGAGGGGCGCACCTTCGCCGAGGTGCGCGACGGCTGGGCGGGCGAACTGGACGCCTGGCTCGCCTCGACCCGGGTAGCCCCGCCGCAGGGTGAGTCGTTCACCGCCGTCGCGGAGCGGACCGGCCGTGCCGTCGAGCGGCTGCGCGGGGCGTACCCGGGGGAGACGGTCGTGGTGGTGTCCCACGTCTCGCCGATCAAGCTGGTGCTGCGCGACGCCCTCGCGGCCGGCGACGCCTTCCTGCACCGGCTCTACCTGGACACCGCGGGGATCTCGGTGCTGGACCTGTACCCGGACGGCGGCGTCGCGGTCCGCTCGGTCAACGACACCGCCCACCTCACCGACGCCTGA
- a CDS encoding zinc ribbon domain-containing protein — protein sequence MKADPKVQRRLLDLQAIDTALAQLAHRRRTLPELAELESLARALSALEDERVRAQVAVDDLDRDIARLEKDVDQVRARKSKNEARLAAGSGPARELEALQHELVSLNRRQGDLEDAELELMEQRETAQGVLDGVERRIAEARDRREAAERRREESLAEIAKEEDFKRSSRQPLAGDLPDDLVTLYDRIRTDTGLGAALLTGARCGGCRLELSGADLARIRKAAPDDVVRCEECRRIMVRTNESGL from the coding sequence GTGAAGGCTGACCCGAAGGTGCAGCGCCGCCTGCTCGACCTGCAGGCGATCGACACCGCCCTGGCCCAGCTCGCCCACCGGCGCCGGACGCTGCCGGAGCTGGCCGAGCTGGAGTCCCTCGCCCGGGCGCTCTCCGCGCTGGAGGACGAGCGGGTCCGGGCCCAGGTGGCCGTCGACGACCTGGACCGGGACATCGCCCGGCTGGAGAAGGACGTCGACCAGGTGCGGGCCCGCAAGAGCAAGAACGAGGCCCGCCTCGCCGCCGGCAGCGGCCCGGCCCGCGAGCTGGAGGCGCTCCAGCACGAGCTGGTCTCGCTGAACCGCCGGCAGGGCGACCTGGAGGACGCCGAGCTGGAGCTGATGGAGCAGCGCGAGACCGCGCAGGGCGTGCTCGACGGCGTCGAGCGGCGGATCGCCGAGGCCCGCGACCGGCGCGAGGCCGCCGAGCGGCGTCGCGAGGAGAGCCTGGCCGAGATCGCCAAGGAGGAGGACTTCAAGCGCAGCTCCCGCCAGCCGCTCGCCGGTGACCTCCCGGACGACCTGGTGACCCTCTACGACCGGATCCGCACCGACACCGGGCTCGGCGCGGCGCTGCTCACCGGCGCCCGCTGCGGCGGTTGCCGGCTGGAGCTCTCCGGCGCCGACCTGGCCCGGATCCGCAAGGCCGCCCCGGACGACGTGGTGCGCTGCGAGGAGTGCCGGCGGATCATGGTCCGTACGAACGAGTCGGGGCTGTAG
- a CDS encoding Nif3-like dinuclear metal center hexameric protein, whose translation MVAALDRRYPPAWAEEWDRVGLVLGEPHTEVRRVACVVDVVPETVDEALAAGADMIVAHHPLLLRGVSSVAATTYKGRIVHRLIKADVALYVAHTNADVADPGVSDALAARFGLTGLRPLHRPAPGTPADGPGRGIGRIGELPTPMTLAELTRHAAAVLPVTAWGVRAAGDPGRMVRTLAVSGGAGDSFLGTATAAGVDAFLTADLRHHPAGEHLAAGGPALLDAAHWATERPWLDDLAALLRDELGVETVVSDLDTDPWTVHAAAPRPDDKEPRP comes from the coding sequence GTGGTGGCCGCGCTCGACCGCCGTTACCCGCCCGCCTGGGCCGAGGAGTGGGACCGGGTCGGCCTGGTGCTCGGCGAGCCCCACACCGAGGTACGCCGGGTCGCCTGCGTGGTCGACGTGGTCCCGGAGACGGTGGACGAGGCGCTCGCCGCCGGCGCGGACATGATCGTCGCGCACCACCCGCTGCTGCTGCGCGGCGTCTCCTCGGTCGCCGCGACGACGTACAAGGGGCGGATCGTCCACCGGCTGATCAAGGCGGACGTCGCGCTGTACGTGGCGCACACCAACGCCGACGTGGCCGACCCCGGGGTCTCCGACGCCCTCGCCGCCCGGTTCGGGCTGACCGGCCTGCGCCCGCTGCACCGCCCGGCCCCCGGCACCCCCGCCGACGGCCCGGGGCGGGGCATCGGCCGGATCGGCGAGCTGCCCACCCCGATGACGCTGGCCGAGCTGACCCGGCACGCCGCCGCCGTGCTCCCCGTCACCGCCTGGGGAGTTCGCGCCGCCGGGGATCCCGGGCGTATGGTTCGTACCCTCGCGGTCAGCGGCGGCGCCGGGGACAGCTTCCTCGGCACGGCGACCGCCGCCGGGGTGGACGCCTTCCTCACCGCCGACCTGCGCCACCACCCGGCCGGTGAGCACCTCGCCGCCGGTGGCCCGGCCCTGCTGGACGCCGCCCACTGGGCGACCGAACGACCCTGGCTGGACGACCTGGCCGCCCTCCTGCGGGACGAGCTGGGCGTCGAGACCGTGGTGTCCGACCTGGACACCGACCCGTGGACCGTGCACGCCGCCGCGCCCCGACCGGACGACAAGGAGCCCCGACCGTGA
- a CDS encoding flavoprotein, whose amino-acid sequence MTAAHTVDGHRPVLYVIACGSPLARNVGRLVDLARQEGWDVCVVTTPDGAKFVDRAALARQTGHPVRTHYKNPGDLDVLPPADAMLVCPATVNTVNKWAVGITDTLALGLLVEAQGLGVPIAAVPYTNVAMAAHPAFLSSLARLREWGVQVIFGDHVVPLHAPGTGERHQDAFPWSVGLAALRDARRPVAPVG is encoded by the coding sequence ATGACCGCTGCGCACACCGTCGACGGGCACCGGCCGGTGCTCTACGTCATCGCCTGCGGTTCGCCGCTGGCCCGCAACGTCGGCCGGCTGGTCGACCTGGCCCGGCAGGAGGGCTGGGACGTCTGCGTGGTGACCACGCCCGACGGCGCGAAGTTCGTCGACCGGGCGGCGCTCGCCCGACAGACCGGCCATCCGGTACGCACCCACTACAAGAACCCCGGCGACCTGGACGTGCTGCCGCCGGCCGACGCCATGCTGGTCTGCCCGGCGACGGTCAACACCGTCAACAAGTGGGCGGTCGGCATCACCGACACCCTCGCCCTCGGGCTGCTGGTCGAGGCACAGGGGCTCGGCGTACCGATCGCGGCCGTGCCGTACACCAACGTGGCGATGGCCGCGCACCCGGCGTTCCTGAGCAGCCTGGCCCGGCTGCGCGAGTGGGGCGTACAGGTGATCTTCGGGGACCACGTCGTGCCGCTGCACGCCCCCGGCACCGGTGAGCGGCACCAGGACGCCTTCCCGTGGTCGGTCGGGCTCGCGGCGTTGCGCGACGCGCGGCGCCCGGTGGCCCCGGTCGGCTGA
- a CDS encoding helix-turn-helix domain-containing protein, translating into MDELPIGRRVAYWRSRRKMSQQVFADRLGKSKSWVDKVERGVRRLDKFSVLYEIADILQIDVQLLHGKDPERRTDALNCIDQVEVEEIRAALERYDSMSAYFDAAPYPPPLGDMRKAVNHAWLTYQYGRYGMLTRALPKLLRDAQAADAGHGGDQAREAAHLLGQVYQIASSVLRKLGECDLAWLAADRSMAVAQRADDPLLAGIATTRVCNALVAMGRPRPALELNVRIANRLAPGSGNDVRPERLSVYGMLLLQGAMAAARIGDSATVGDLLTGAEEAATLLGGDQNHYWTSFGPTNLLLHRAAAAVELGDGGRAVETHHGIAEPAFNALLPERRAHHLLDLARGYAQLGDVANAGEMLLRGDRLAPSEIRCRPIAHEVMSDVLRRTRGAPPPPIAELAEHMGVGV; encoded by the coding sequence ATGGACGAACTACCCATCGGGCGGCGGGTGGCCTACTGGCGCAGCCGGCGCAAGATGTCCCAGCAGGTCTTCGCCGACCGGTTGGGCAAGTCCAAGAGCTGGGTGGACAAGGTGGAGCGCGGGGTCCGCCGGCTGGACAAGTTCTCCGTCCTCTACGAGATCGCCGACATCCTCCAGATCGACGTCCAGCTGCTGCACGGCAAGGACCCGGAGCGGCGTACCGACGCCCTCAACTGCATCGACCAGGTCGAGGTCGAGGAGATCCGGGCCGCCCTGGAGCGGTACGACTCGATGAGCGCGTACTTCGACGCCGCGCCCTACCCCCCGCCGCTGGGCGACATGCGCAAGGCGGTCAACCACGCCTGGCTCACCTACCAGTACGGCCGCTACGGGATGCTCACCCGGGCCCTGCCGAAGCTGCTGCGCGACGCCCAGGCGGCGGACGCCGGCCACGGCGGCGACCAGGCCCGTGAGGCGGCCCACCTGCTCGGGCAGGTCTACCAGATCGCCTCCTCGGTGCTGCGCAAGCTCGGCGAGTGCGACCTGGCCTGGCTGGCCGCCGACCGGTCGATGGCGGTCGCCCAGCGGGCCGACGACCCGCTGCTCGCCGGGATCGCCACCACCCGGGTCTGCAACGCGCTGGTGGCGATGGGTCGCCCCCGGCCGGCGCTCGAACTCAACGTGCGGATCGCCAACCGGCTCGCCCCCGGCAGCGGCAACGACGTCCGGCCCGAACGGCTCTCCGTCTACGGCATGCTGCTGCTCCAGGGCGCGATGGCCGCCGCCCGGATCGGCGACTCGGCCACCGTCGGCGACCTGCTCACCGGCGCCGAGGAGGCGGCCACCCTGCTCGGCGGTGACCAGAACCACTACTGGACCTCGTTCGGCCCGACCAATCTGCTGCTGCACCGGGCCGCCGCCGCGGTGGAGCTGGGCGACGGCGGCCGGGCGGTGGAGACCCACCACGGCATCGCCGAGCCGGCCTTCAACGCCCTGCTGCCCGAGCGCCGCGCGCACCACCTGCTCGACCTGGCCCGCGGCTACGCCCAGCTCGGCGACGTCGCCAACGCGGGGGAGATGCTGCTGCGCGGGGACCGGCTCGCGCCGTCCGAGATCCGGTGCCGGCCGATCGCGCACGAGGTGATGTCGGACGTGCTGCGTCGCACACGGGGTGCGCCGCCTCCGCCGATAGCGGAGTTGGCTGAGCACATGGGAGTAGGAGTATGA
- a CDS encoding bifunctional DNA primase/polymerase, translating to MWGNVGPRVAHLSPLERVRLRRVAVRYALHGWPVTPGACLANSRFVCGRAGCPTVGCHPALEDWEHAASADPARVATWWRDRPHGVLLPTGRAFDVLEVAAHLGRRVLDAVATHPAGFGVRGPVLVTPTGRWMFLVRPGDPLRPELEHCFHVVRHGPGSWIAAPPTRLPEGTVRWAVAPEQARWQLPDSYLVQNALIVALQAAGVTLTSDLLPGHLPLPRRGR from the coding sequence ATGTGGGGGAATGTCGGACCGCGCGTGGCTCACCTGTCGCCCCTGGAACGCGTCCGGCTGCGCCGGGTCGCGGTCCGCTACGCCCTGCACGGCTGGCCGGTGACCCCCGGGGCCTGCCTGGCCAACAGCCGCTTCGTCTGCGGCCGCGCCGGCTGCCCCACCGTCGGCTGCCACCCGGCGCTGGAGGACTGGGAGCACGCGGCGAGCGCCGACCCGGCCCGGGTGGCGACCTGGTGGCGGGACCGCCCGCACGGGGTGCTGCTGCCCACCGGGCGGGCGTTCGACGTGCTGGAGGTGGCCGCCCACCTCGGCCGGCGGGTGCTGGACGCGGTCGCCACCCACCCGGCCGGCTTCGGCGTCCGGGGGCCGGTCCTGGTCACCCCGACCGGGCGGTGGATGTTCCTGGTCCGCCCCGGCGACCCGCTCCGGCCCGAGTTGGAGCACTGCTTCCACGTGGTCCGGCACGGCCCCGGCTCGTGGATCGCCGCGCCGCCGACCCGGCTGCCGGAGGGCACGGTCCGCTGGGCGGTCGCCCCCGAGCAGGCCCGCTGGCAGCTGCCCGACTCGTACCTGGTGCAGAACGCGTTGATCGTGGCGTTGCAGGCAGCCGGGGTCACGCTCACCTCCGACCTGCTGCCGGGCCATCTCCCGCTGCCCCGTCGCGGTCGCTGA
- a CDS encoding FAD:protein FMN transferase yields the protein MGTAIELDLADDLPPARLAELADRTFDWLREVDARFSTYRDDSEVCRLDRGVLRLADASADLRLVLQRCADLWAATDGWFDAYATGRLDPSGYVKGWSAQVASDRLVAAGAPNHCLNAGGDVVVRGLSPTGGPWRIGVRHPDDWASVCLVLAGSDLAVATSGVHHRGHHVIDPRRGVPARGLRLVTVVGPDLGYADAYATAALAMGEPGVRWLDRLDGHLHAVVTDDDRLLHSTHLPLVD from the coding sequence ATGGGCACGGCGATCGAGCTGGACCTCGCCGACGACCTGCCGCCCGCGCGCCTCGCCGAGCTGGCCGACCGCACCTTCGACTGGCTGCGCGAGGTCGACGCCCGGTTCAGCACCTACCGGGACGACAGCGAGGTGTGCCGGCTGGACCGCGGTGTGCTGCGGCTCGCCGACGCCTCCGCCGACCTGCGGCTGGTGCTGCAGCGCTGCGCCGACCTCTGGGCGGCCACCGACGGTTGGTTCGACGCGTACGCCACCGGCCGGCTGGACCCCTCCGGCTACGTGAAGGGCTGGTCGGCGCAGGTCGCCTCGGACCGGCTGGTCGCCGCGGGCGCGCCCAACCACTGCCTCAACGCCGGCGGCGACGTGGTGGTCCGGGGGCTCTCGCCGACCGGCGGGCCGTGGCGGATCGGGGTCCGCCACCCCGACGACTGGGCCTCGGTCTGCCTGGTGCTGGCCGGCAGCGACCTGGCGGTCGCCACCTCCGGCGTGCACCACCGCGGCCACCACGTGATCGACCCCCGGCGCGGCGTGCCGGCCCGCGGGCTGCGGCTGGTCACCGTGGTCGGCCCGGACCTCGGGTACGCCGACGCCTACGCCACCGCCGCGCTGGCGATGGGGGAGCCGGGTGTCCGCTGGCTCGACCGCCTCGACGGCCACCTGCACGCGGTGGTCACCGACGACGACCGGCTGCTGCACTCGACCCACCTGCCCCTGGTCGACTGA
- a CDS encoding FMN-binding protein: MRRALLAITGLAAGTTALVVLKGSPEPGQAAQVLPGDQPPAVPGGVDPAATAAASAAASGVTPAPSATPTGSARPSVEPSASARPGGTRTTAAPRTATSAPKTTTAAPKPATRTLYGSTVSYKYGSLRVQITVSGTKIVNATATGMPSSGESGRKSDAVQGDYSGTSGQVVQKQSANLNTVSDATYTSNAYKQSLQNALSQI; the protein is encoded by the coding sequence ATGCGTCGCGCGTTGCTCGCGATCACCGGTCTGGCCGCCGGCACCACCGCCCTGGTGGTGCTGAAGGGCTCACCCGAACCCGGCCAGGCGGCCCAGGTGCTCCCCGGCGACCAGCCGCCCGCGGTGCCGGGCGGGGTCGACCCGGCCGCCACCGCCGCCGCGTCCGCCGCCGCCTCCGGCGTGACGCCGGCCCCGTCGGCCACCCCGACCGGCAGCGCCCGGCCGTCCGTCGAGCCGAGTGCGAGCGCCCGACCCGGCGGGACGCGGACGACCGCCGCGCCGCGGACCGCCACCAGCGCCCCGAAGACCACCACCGCCGCCCCGAAGCCGGCCACCCGGACCCTCTACGGCTCCACGGTGAGCTACAAGTACGGGTCGCTGCGGGTGCAGATCACCGTCTCCGGCACGAAGATCGTCAACGCCACCGCGACCGGGATGCCGAGCAGCGGCGAGTCCGGCCGCAAGAGCGACGCCGTGCAGGGCGACTACAGCGGCACCTCCGGGCAGGTCGTGCAGAAGCAGAGCGCCAACCTGAACACCGTCTCCGACGCCACCTACACCAGCAACGCGTACAAGCAGTCGCTGCAGAACGCGCTCAGCCAGATCTGA
- a CDS encoding ferredoxin reductase family protein: protein MTYQDTYETYAGRRTRTPSYGGRAAHRPAPVPPPAPEPPRPAVRGVPRRGPGPRRALAALFWAGLVLSVLPWWLNTPAGGLATTGDVLLAVGRITGLIGGYLLLVQVLMMSRLAVLERCLGGERISRLHRDLGATLLVAVLAHLATLVVAYARAEQHSILGQVGVMLSDYADMLSAFVAAGILVLVALTAVRAIRTALPYELWYLLHLSSYAVLALGYAHQFSNGAELYPAGPVRTGWYAAYLLVIAALVWGRLIAPLRFNLRHRLRVAEVVAETPDTISIYLTGRHLTALPMLGGQYFRWRFLALGCWWQSHPFSLSAAANGRWLRLTVKVVGAHTADLRDLEPGTRVWAEGPSGTFTAAHRTRERALLIAGGSGIAPLRAMLEELPPGTAVIYRARNPQEVLLHRELDWLAEARGASVWYVIGSRHQPGPRQVMSPDGLRRLVPDLTRRDVYLCGPAGLIEEAVRALRRAGVPRRQIHQATFEL, encoded by the coding sequence GTGACATACCAGGACACTTACGAGACGTACGCCGGCCGCCGGACGAGGACCCCCTCGTACGGCGGCCGTGCCGCGCACCGGCCCGCCCCGGTGCCCCCGCCGGCGCCCGAACCCCCGCGACCGGCGGTGCGGGGCGTGCCCCGGCGCGGGCCCGGCCCCCGCCGCGCGCTGGCCGCCCTCTTCTGGGCCGGCCTGGTGCTCAGCGTGCTGCCCTGGTGGCTGAACACCCCGGCCGGCGGCCTGGCCACCACCGGTGACGTGCTGCTCGCCGTCGGCCGGATCACCGGCCTGATCGGCGGCTACCTGCTGCTGGTCCAGGTGCTGATGATGAGCCGGCTGGCCGTGCTGGAGCGCTGCCTCGGCGGCGAGCGGATCTCCCGCCTGCACCGGGACCTGGGCGCCACCCTGCTGGTCGCCGTGCTGGCCCACCTGGCCACTCTGGTGGTCGCGTACGCCCGGGCCGAGCAGCACTCGATCCTCGGCCAGGTCGGGGTGATGCTCTCCGACTACGCCGACATGCTCTCCGCCTTCGTCGCCGCCGGCATCCTGGTGCTGGTCGCCCTCACCGCCGTCCGGGCGATCCGCACCGCCCTGCCGTACGAGCTCTGGTACCTCCTGCACCTGTCCAGCTACGCGGTGCTGGCGTTGGGCTACGCGCACCAGTTCAGCAACGGCGCGGAGCTCTACCCGGCCGGCCCGGTGCGCACCGGCTGGTACGCGGCCTACCTGCTGGTGATCGCCGCGCTGGTCTGGGGCCGGCTGATCGCGCCGCTGCGGTTCAACCTGCGGCACCGGCTGCGGGTCGCCGAGGTGGTCGCGGAGACCCCCGACACCATCTCGATCTACCTGACCGGACGCCACCTCACGGCCCTGCCGATGCTCGGCGGCCAGTACTTCCGCTGGCGCTTCCTCGCCCTCGGCTGCTGGTGGCAGTCCCACCCGTTCTCGCTCTCCGCCGCGGCCAACGGCCGCTGGCTCCGGCTCACCGTCAAGGTGGTCGGCGCGCACACCGCCGACCTGCGCGACCTCGAACCCGGCACCCGGGTCTGGGCGGAGGGGCCGTCCGGCACCTTCACCGCCGCGCACCGCACCCGGGAGCGGGCGCTGCTGATCGCCGGCGGCAGCGGCATCGCCCCGCTGCGCGCCATGCTGGAGGAGCTGCCCCCCGGCACGGCGGTCATCTACCGGGCCCGCAACCCCCAGGAGGTGCTGCTGCACCGGGAGCTGGACTGGCTCGCCGAGGCCCGCGGGGCCTCCGTCTGGTACGTCATCGGCTCGCGCCACCAGCCCGGCCCCCGGCAGGTGATGAGCCCGGACGGGCTGCGCCGGCTGGTGCCCGACCTGACCCGGCGCGACGTCTACCTCTGCGGCCCCGCCGGGCTGATCGAGGAGGCGGTCCGGGCGCTGCGCCGGGCCGGCGTGCCCCGGCGGCAGATCCACCAGGCCACGTTCGAACTGTAG
- a CDS encoding DUF1501 domain-containing protein, giving the protein MTVNPYPLHPECPDLRRLADNPAEALLRAEAGIVAAENAAEADRYRRLEELEEAQHDGRGVTRRTFVAGAAATATALATAQFVTTSASFAATKTGTLIHVFLYGGLDGLSLVAPADDPVLTKTRPDLLLGNDSLALGRGFKLTSAFAPLEKWLKAGQLGFVPAVSDPRLSRSHFQAADACNLGGLPSETAGRGWLDSLVDSLGKGTAFRSVGIGSTLPRSLVGVNGALALNSVGELRLNGDDRYRAATEKAIRGLFTGINHPVEEAVQEGMSALATAQKLAAKPYQPLAGVQYDGVGRSFQQLAQLIKGGANVRVATVGMGGYDTHENQGTREGGQLWRRLNELATAMAAFFTDLGDKAADVTIMVSSEFGRRVASNQGGTDHGHGGVVTILSGRRLAGSLLGTWSGLNDLDSGDVPEYNNMFNVYGSVAQGRFGLTTAQVDKIFPRQKYTPMKLYA; this is encoded by the coding sequence ATGACCGTGAACCCGTACCCCCTGCACCCCGAATGCCCCGACCTGCGCCGGCTGGCCGACAACCCGGCCGAGGCGCTGCTGCGCGCGGAGGCCGGCATCGTCGCGGCCGAGAACGCCGCCGAGGCGGACCGGTACCGCCGCCTGGAGGAGCTGGAGGAGGCCCAGCATGACGGCCGGGGCGTCACCCGGCGGACCTTCGTGGCCGGCGCGGCGGCCACCGCCACCGCCCTGGCCACCGCCCAGTTCGTCACCACCTCGGCCTCGTTCGCCGCGACGAAGACCGGCACCCTCATCCACGTCTTCCTCTACGGCGGGCTGGACGGGCTGAGCCTGGTCGCCCCCGCCGACGACCCGGTGCTCACCAAGACCCGGCCCGACCTGCTGCTCGGCAACGACTCGCTGGCCCTCGGCCGGGGCTTCAAGCTGACCAGCGCCTTCGCCCCGCTGGAGAAGTGGCTGAAGGCGGGCCAGCTCGGCTTCGTCCCGGCGGTCTCCGACCCGCGGCTGTCCCGCAGCCACTTCCAGGCCGCCGACGCCTGCAACCTGGGCGGGCTGCCCAGCGAGACCGCCGGCCGGGGCTGGCTGGACAGCCTGGTCGACTCCCTCGGCAAGGGCACCGCGTTCCGCAGTGTCGGCATCGGCAGCACGCTGCCCCGCTCGCTGGTCGGCGTCAACGGCGCGCTCGCCCTGAACAGCGTCGGTGAGCTGCGGCTCAACGGCGACGACCGGTACCGGGCGGCGACCGAGAAGGCGATCCGGGGGCTCTTCACCGGGATCAACCACCCGGTGGAGGAGGCCGTGCAGGAGGGGATGAGCGCGCTGGCCACCGCGCAGAAGCTCGCCGCGAAGCCGTACCAGCCGCTGGCCGGGGTGCAGTACGACGGCGTCGGCCGTTCCTTCCAGCAGCTCGCCCAGCTGATCAAGGGTGGGGCGAACGTCCGGGTGGCCACCGTCGGGATGGGCGGCTACGACACCCACGAGAACCAGGGCACCCGCGAGGGCGGCCAACTCTGGCGGCGGCTCAACGAGCTGGCGACCGCGATGGCCGCGTTCTTCACCGACCTGGGAGACAAGGCCGCCGACGTCACGATCATGGTGTCCAGCGAGTTCGGCCGCCGGGTCGCCTCGAACCAGGGCGGCACCGACCACGGCCACGGCGGGGTGGTCACCATCCTGAGCGGGCGTAGGCTCGCCGGGTCCCTGCTCGGGACCTGGTCCGGATTGAACGATCTGGACAGCGGAGACGTACCCGAGTACAACAACATGTTCAACGTCTACGGATCGGTAGCACAGGGTCGATTCGGACTGACCACCGCACAAGTGGACAAGATCTTCCCCAGGCAGAAATACACCCCCATGAAGTTGTACGCGTGA